The following coding sequences are from one Melospiza melodia melodia isolate bMelMel2 chromosome 2, bMelMel2.pri, whole genome shotgun sequence window:
- the FILIP1L gene encoding filamin A-interacting protein 1-like isoform X2: protein MVVDEQQRLTEQVNQQSKKIQELTTSTEQAHEKLTFAEAKIQEEKQRSSRLEAEIHAQSSRISQDQEAMMAKLTNEDSQNRQLRLKLTTLSRQIDELEETNRSLRKAEEELQDIRDKINKGECGNAALMTEVEELRKRLLEMEGKDEELTKMEDQCRELNRKLEQEASQSKNLKGEVDKLNKRIMELEKLEDAFNKSKQECYSLKCNLEREKILTKQLSHELDGLKARVGELEAIESKLEKTEFTLKEDLTKLKSLTVMLVDERKTMGEKIKQTEEKLQAATSQLQVEQNKVMSVTEKLMEESKKALKSKSDAEEKMSSVTKERDELKNKLKAEEEKGSDLVSKVNILSKRLQSLEDVEKEFLKSKRKESTKSSTSLQQENNIIKELSQEVERLKQKLNEMKSVEDDLMKTEDEFESLERKYVREQDRARLLSEELEAVKMELARYKLTEKAESNQGRLFKKLREEEAKSSHLSREVDALKEKVHEYVATEDLICHLRGDHTVLQKKLLQQENKNRELAREMESLTKELERYRSFSKNIRPGLNGKKIPDVQVFSKEIQTDPADNEPPDYKTLMPLERTVINGQLYEDSDNEEEQTASFKSNSSTANAANKKLWIPWMRSKESHPQNGKIHTKQNGNCAQTGDLVLSHTPGQPLHIKVTPDHRQNTATLEITSPTTESPHSYTSTAVIPNCGTPKQRITIIQNASLTPVKSKGGEGYMTPEHVISPITMTTTFSRSQTPESCGSLTPERTMSPLALPGSSSQEQTLSSEPLETGAKHTVFRVSPDRQSSWQFQRSNSTGSSVITTEDNKIHIHLGSPYVQALAASKPTSPCNAVQDSRTPALANGLPTKPTNKITSSITITPTATPLPRQSQITITNTFRRSIPTRIPKPKPASTTKAPVKIPAGHPNKPLQESPSGKIRIVRTVSKACLQSGGRRVHSNSLNGSTDNTWENSLHIGVSLRTAKS from the exons ATGGTGGTGGATGAACAGCAAAGACTCACTGAGCAGGTGAATCAACAAAGTAAAAAAATTCAAGAATTAACCACTTCTACAGAACAAGCACACGAAAAGCTGACTTTTGCTGAAGCAAAAATTCAAGAAGAGAAACAGAGATCCAGCAGGCTGGAGGCTGAAATTCACGCCCAGAGCAGTAGGATTTCCCAAGACCAAGAAGCAATGATGGCCAAGCTAACCAATGAAGACAGCCAGAATCGCCAGCTCCGGCTGAAATTAACGACTCTCAGCCGGCAAATTGATGAGCTGGAAGAGACCAACAGATCTTTACGAAAGGCAGAAGAAGAACTGCAAGACATAAGGGATAAGATAAATAAGGGAGAGTGTGGGAACGCTGCACTTATGACTGAAGTGGAAGAACTACGGAAACGGCTGCTGGAGATGGAAGGAAAAGATGAAGAGCTCACAAAAATGGAAGATCAGTGCAGAGAACTTAATAGAAAGTTAGAACAAGAAGCATCACAGAGCAAGAACCTTAAAGGGGAAGTGGATAAACTTAATAAAAGAATTATGGAGCTGGAGAAACTAGAAGATGCTTTCAACAAGAGTAAACAGGAATGTTACTCCCTGAAATGCAACCTAGAAAGAGAAAAAATTTTAACAAAACAGTTGTCCCATGAGCTGGATGGTTTAAAAGCTAGAGTTGGTGAGCTTGAAGCAATTGAAAGCAAGTTAGAAAAAACTGAGTTTACACTTAAAGAAGATTTAACAAAGCTGAAGAGTTTAACAGTGATGCTGGTGGATGAAAGAAAAACTATGGgtgaaaaaataaagcaaacagaAGAAAAGCTGCAAGCTGCAACTTCCCAGCTTCAGGTGGAACAAAATAAAGTGATGTCAGTTACAGAAAAGCTGATGGAGGAAAGTAAAAAGGCACTGAAATCAAAATCTGATGCAGAGGAAAAAATGTCCAGTGTTACAAAAGAAAGAGATGAactgaaaaacaaactgaaagCAGAAGAGGAGAAAGGAAGTGATCTTGTTTCCAAAGTGAATATTCTAAGTAAAAGACTTCAGTCCCTGGAAGATGTTGAAAAAGAGTTTCTTAAAAGTAAACGTAAGGAGAGTACTAAATCCAGCACCTCCTTGCAGCAGGAAAACAACATAATCAAAGAGCTTTCTCAAGAAGTTGAGAGGCTTAAGCAGAAGCTCAACGAAATGAAGTCAGTAGAAGATGATCTTATGAAAACTGAAGATGAATTTGAGTCGCTAGAACGAAAATATGTCAGGGAACAGGACAGAGCCAGGCTCCTCTCAGAGGAGTTGGAGGCTGTGAAAATGGAATTGGCGAGGTATAAATTAACAGAAAAGGCAGAGTCCAATCAGGGGCGCCTTTTCAAGAAACTCAGAGAAGAGGAAGCTAAATCGAGTCACCTTTCCAGAGAAGTAGATGCACTGAAAGAGAAAGTTCATGAATATGTGGCAACAGAAGACCTAATCTGTCACCTGCGAGGCGATCACACAGTCTTACAGAAGAAACTCCTGcagcaagaaaacaaaaacagggAGTTAGCAAGAGAGATGGAGAGCCTCACCAAAGAGCTGGAGAGGTACAGATCCTTCAGCAAGAATATCAGGCCTGGTCTCAATGGAAAGAAAATTCCAGATGTGCAAGTTTTTTCTAAAGAAATCCAAACAGATCCAGCAGACAACGAACCCCCCGATTACAAAACCCTCATGCCTTTGGAGCGAACGGTCATAAATGGGCAGCTCTATGAAGACAGTGATAATGAGGAGGAACAAACAGCGTCTTTCAAAAGCAACTCATCCACAGCAAATGCCGCCAACAAAAAGTTATGGATCCCTTGGATGAGGTCCAAAGAGAGCCATCCTCAAAATGGAAAGATACACACAAAGCAAAATGGAAACTGTGCACAGACTGGAGATCTAGTGCTCAGCCATACACCGGGCCAACCCCTTCACATAAAAGTAACTCCTGACCATAGACAGAACACAGCAACCCTCGAAATAACCAGTCCTACCACTGAAAGCCCTCACTCCTACACCAGCACAGCAGTTATACCCAACTGTGGCACTCCAAAGCAAAGAATAACCATTATTCAAAACGCCTCCTTAACACCTGTAAAATCAAAAGGAGGAGAAGGTTACATGACCCCAGAGCATGTAATTTCTCCTATTACTATGACTACTACTTTTTCAAGATCTCAAACTCCTGAATCGTGTGGTTCTCTAACTCCTGAAAGAACAATGTCCCCTTTGGCTTTGCCCGGCTCAAGTTCTCAGGAACAAACACTCTCCTCGGAGCCTCTGGAAACGGGAGCCAAGCACACTGTTTTTAGAGTATCCCCAGACAGGCAGTCATCATGGCAGTTTCAGAGATCTAACAGTACAGGATCAAGTGTCATAACTACTGAGGATAACAAGATCCACATTCATTTAGGAAGTCCTTATGTGCAAGCTCTCGCCGCTTCCAAGCCCACCAGCCCTTGCAATGCAGTGCAAGACAGCAGAACTCCAGCCCTAGCTAATGGCCTGCCCACTAAGCCCACCAATAAAATCACCAGCAGTATTACTATCACACCAACAGCCACTCCTCTTCCACGGCAATCACAAATTACA ATTACCAATACCTTCCGTCGTTCAATTCCAACTCGGATCCCCAAACCAAAGCCTGCAAGCACAACCAAAGCCCCTGTCAAAATTCCTGCTGGACATCCCAACAAGCCACTCCAAGAGAGTCCTTCTGGAAAGATACGTATTGTAAGGACGGTGTCTAAAGCCTGCCTTCAAAGTGGAGGGAGAAG AGTGCATTCCAACAGTCTAAATGGCTCAACTGACAATACATGGGAAAACTCCTTACACATAGGTGTTTCTTTAAGAACTGCCAAATCCTAA